Within the Bacillota bacterium genome, the region GGGACCTATCTGTTCGACTTTTATGAGAAGCGTGTCGTTGTCGCAGTCGCCGTATATTTCTTTGACATACTGAAAATGCCCGGAGGTTTCGCCCTTGTTCCAAAGCTTTTGACGGGAACGGCTGAAATACCATGTTTTCTTGGTTTTAAGCGTAAGTTCAAGCGATTCCCTGTTCATATAG harbors:
- the hisI gene encoding phosphoribosyl-AMP cyclohydrolase, with the protein product MDLDAFFKKGELIPVITQDWKTGEVLMLAYMNRESLELTLKTKKTWYFSRSRQKLWNKGETSGHFQYVKEIYGDCDNDTLLIKVEQIGPACHTGSRSCFFNKLEEK